Proteins from one Candidatus Margulisiibacteriota bacterium genomic window:
- a CDS encoding NTP transferase domain-containing protein: protein MRELAAVILAAGKGTRMKSDLPKVFHEILGEPMLSYVIQTVQKLGPQRILVVVGHQRGLIIDYYRNSPLEFIVQAEQLGTGHAVQQAEPALRDFTGNVLVLAGDVPLLKEQTLKDLVAFHEQHRAAATDLTAELPDAQNYGRIVRGPDGSLLRIVEKKDATPAELAIREFNTGTFCFDAQALFTALQEVKAENAQKEYYLTDTIAILRQKGLPVLAYKTADAGETLGINTKEELVAIEKALLQNK, encoded by the coding sequence ATGAGAGAACTGGCGGCGGTCATTTTAGCGGCCGGCAAGGGGACCCGGATGAAGTCCGACCTCCCCAAGGTGTTCCACGAGATCCTCGGGGAACCGATGCTTTCTTACGTCATCCAGACGGTCCAAAAGCTCGGGCCGCAGCGGATCCTGGTGGTCGTCGGCCACCAGCGCGGGCTGATCATCGATTATTACCGCAATTCGCCGCTCGAGTTCATTGTCCAGGCCGAACAGCTGGGGACCGGCCACGCCGTGCAGCAGGCCGAACCGGCGCTGCGCGATTTTACCGGCAACGTCCTGGTCCTGGCGGGCGACGTCCCGCTGTTAAAAGAGCAGACGTTAAAGGACCTGGTCGCTTTCCACGAACAGCACCGGGCGGCGGCGACCGACCTGACCGCCGAATTGCCCGACGCGCAGAATTACGGCCGGATCGTGCGCGGGCCGGACGGCTCTTTGCTGCGGATCGTCGAGAAAAAGGACGCGACCCCGGCCGAACTGGCGATCAGGGAGTTCAACACCGGCACTTTTTGCTTCGACGCCCAAGCGCTTTTTACCGCGCTGCAAGAGGTCAAGGCGGAGAACGCGCAAAAAGAGTATTACCTGACCGACACGATCGCCATTCTCCGGCAAAAAGGTTTGCCGGTCCTGGCTTACAAGACCGCCGACGCCGGCGAGACCCTCGGCATCAACACCAAGGAAGAGCTGGTCGCCATCGAAAAGGCCCTCCTGCAAAATAAGTGA
- the amrA gene encoding AmmeMemoRadiSam system protein A: protein MSEHPLVQLARKTIETYLKEEKLIKPPKELTPEMKEQAGVFVSLHRQGDLRGCIGTFGPTTENVASEIIRNAIESSTRDPRFAPLTADELADLEINVDVLSAPEPAKSVAELNAKEYGIIVKAGNRRGLLLPDLPGVDTPEQQIAICRRKGGISPGEAVELFKFKVRRYK, encoded by the coding sequence ATGAGCGAACACCCCCTGGTCCAATTAGCCCGCAAGACGATCGAGACTTACCTCAAGGAAGAGAAGCTGATCAAGCCGCCCAAGGAGCTGACCCCGGAGATGAAGGAGCAGGCCGGCGTTTTTGTCTCGCTCCACCGGCAGGGCGACCTGCGCGGTTGCATCGGGACGTTCGGCCCGACGACGGAGAACGTCGCCAGCGAGATCATTCGCAACGCGATCGAATCGTCGACCCGCGATCCGCGCTTTGCGCCGCTGACGGCGGACGAGCTGGCCGACCTCGAGATCAACGTCGACGTCCTCTCCGCCCCCGAACCGGCCAAGTCGGTCGCGGAGCTGAACGCCAAAGAGTACGGCATCATCGTCAAGGCCGGGAACCGGCGCGGCTTGCTGCTGCCCGACCTGCCGGGGGTCGATACCCCGGAACAACAGATCGCTATTTGCCGGAGAAAAGGTGGCATTTCTCCCGGTGAAGCTGTAGAATTATTTAAGTTCAAAGTGAGGAGATATAAATGA
- the argJ gene encoding bifunctional glutamate N-acetyltransferase/amino-acid acetyltransferase ArgJ, with the protein MTITAPQGFAGASIIAGIKQSGKPDLALVYSEVPAVAAAVFTGNQFKAAPILVSMQQIKSGYCQAIISNAGNANCGTGKQGLSDAKTMVRETARILGINDKHVLVTSTGSIGKFLPMKNIIPAIRPLALKLSTKGGHDVARAIMTTDTRPKEIAIKVGGYTVAGVAKGAGMIHPNMATMHAFITTDAVVPRALLQKMLAKAVDNSFNMMTVDQCQSTNDCVFALANGMSGKKADKRFYAALEQVCIHLAREIARDGEGATQLIEVRVSGARNEKEARIAARAIAGSDLLKCAIYGRDYNLGRVYAAVGQTSAKLDQDRMKADIKFGKKESIVTCDLGTGKAKATAWGCDLTEGYVKINADYHT; encoded by the coding sequence ATGACGATCACCGCGCCCCAGGGGTTTGCCGGCGCCTCGATCATCGCCGGCATCAAGCAATCGGGAAAACCCGACCTCGCTTTGGTTTACTCCGAAGTTCCCGCTGTGGCGGCCGCCGTTTTTACCGGCAACCAGTTCAAAGCGGCGCCGATCCTCGTTTCCATGCAGCAGATCAAGTCCGGCTACTGCCAGGCGATCATCAGTAACGCCGGGAACGCCAACTGCGGCACCGGGAAACAGGGCTTAAGCGACGCCAAGACCATGGTCCGGGAGACGGCGCGGATCCTCGGGATCAACGACAAGCACGTTCTGGTCACTTCCACCGGTTCGATCGGCAAGTTTTTGCCGATGAAAAACATCATTCCGGCCATCCGGCCGCTGGCACTCAAGCTTTCCACCAAAGGGGGGCATGACGTCGCCCGGGCGATCATGACGACCGATACCCGGCCCAAGGAGATCGCCATTAAGGTCGGCGGCTACACCGTGGCCGGCGTTGCCAAAGGGGCGGGGATGATCCACCCCAATATGGCTACCATGCATGCTTTTATCACGACCGACGCCGTCGTCCCGCGCGCTTTGCTGCAAAAGATGCTGGCCAAGGCGGTCGACAATTCGTTCAACATGATGACCGTCGACCAGTGCCAATCGACTAATGATTGTGTATTCGCCTTAGCGAACGGGATGTCCGGCAAGAAAGCCGACAAGCGGTTCTACGCCGCGCTCGAGCAAGTTTGCATTCATCTGGCCAGAGAGATCGCCAGAGATGGGGAAGGGGCGACGCAGTTGATCGAGGTCCGGGTCAGCGGGGCGCGCAATGAGAAAGAAGCGCGGATCGCCGCGCGGGCGATCGCCGGCTCCGATCTCCTTAAATGCGCGATCTATGGGCGCGATTACAATCTCGGCCGCGTTTACGCGGCGGTTGGTCAGACCAGCGCCAAGCTCGACCAGGACCGGATGAAAGCGGATATTAAATTTGGGAAGAAAGAGAGCATCGTGACCTGTGACTTGGGGACCGGCAAGGCCAAAGCGACCGCCTGGGGTTGCGATCTCACTGAGGGATATGTCAAGATCAACGCGGACTATCATACATAA
- the argC gene encoding N-acetyl-gamma-glutamyl-phosphate reductase translates to MIKIGIVGAGGYAGVTLLSILLRHPEAKVIWLMSEDAHKGKSIAELYPQMRGICDLVCTTLAELDAKLPEVDLVFLALPHGIAINYVPKMIKAGKKVVDLGADYRFHDEAVFKKWYNLDHPDKAVLSEAVFGSPELYKEEIKKARLIGNPGCYPTASILGLAPLVKNGLIDLGSIVVDAKSGVSGAGRGVNLKVHYCERNEGVMAYAVNNHRHMGEVSYQVGKLAGQPVNVTFVPHLMPMTRGIHATCYGKLRNPKTEIRNLIELYKDFYKDAPFVRVYESGEPCTKNVAGTNYCDIALSINSESGTVIVMSVIDNLVKGAAGQAVQNMNLICGLEETTGLKAIALYP, encoded by the coding sequence ATGATCAAGATCGGGATAGTTGGCGCCGGTGGTTACGCGGGAGTGACTCTGCTGTCGATCCTGCTCCGCCACCCGGAAGCGAAAGTCATTTGGCTGATGTCCGAAGACGCGCATAAAGGGAAGAGCATCGCGGAGCTTTATCCGCAAATGCGCGGGATCTGCGACCTGGTCTGCACGACCCTGGCCGAGCTTGACGCCAAACTGCCGGAAGTTGACCTTGTCTTCCTCGCCTTGCCGCACGGCATCGCCATCAATTACGTTCCCAAGATGATCAAGGCCGGCAAAAAGGTCGTCGACCTCGGCGCCGACTATCGTTTCCACGACGAAGCGGTCTTTAAGAAATGGTACAACCTCGATCATCCCGACAAGGCGGTCCTCTCCGAAGCGGTCTTCGGTTCACCGGAGCTGTATAAAGAGGAGATCAAGAAAGCGCGGCTGATCGGCAATCCCGGCTGTTATCCGACCGCCTCGATCCTTGGCCTGGCGCCGCTGGTCAAGAACGGCCTGATCGACCTCGGTTCGATCGTTGTCGACGCCAAATCGGGCGTCTCCGGCGCCGGGCGCGGCGTCAACCTCAAGGTCCACTATTGCGAGCGGAACGAAGGAGTCATGGCTTACGCCGTCAACAACCACCGCCACATGGGGGAGGTCAGCTACCAGGTCGGCAAGCTTGCCGGCCAGCCGGTCAACGTCACCTTTGTTCCGCACCTGATGCCGATGACCCGCGGCATTCACGCGACCTGCTACGGGAAATTGCGAAATCCGAAAACCGAAATTCGAAACTTAATTGAGTTATATAAAGATTTCTACAAAGATGCGCCGTTCGTGCGCGTTTACGAGAGCGGCGAACCGTGCACCAAGAACGTCGCCGGGACGAATTACTGCGACATCGCCCTCTCGATCAACAGCGAGAGCGGCACGGTCATCGTCATGTCGGTGATCGACAATCTCGTCAAAGGGGCGGCCGGCCAGGCGGTCCAGAACATGAACCTCATTTGCGGCCTGGAGGAGACGACCGGGCTCAAGGCGATCGCCCTCTATCCATGA
- a CDS encoding ATP-binding protein: MRLSPQFISNVIFGVSAVLGTAGLLLTRNLQFLPPLYIVLANLALAAFVLINNRRSGTNLIFALIAALGAVWTVAIFLYSTAASAAAVLAFSKVASVAAALIPALFLYFTYHFSKEEKLPETPAAAALVLSALGFAALSFSRFLVSGVAETGGRLHFVPGRLFPLFLIYFIGLMLFSFYRLIVKYRRYSGAIRLQIGYVFFGFLVGTAFPMITNLVLPLLGYSDLAGIGPFALIITLGIISYAIVRHRLMSIEVVIQRSAVYALVTLLIMSVYALAVMVSELYLRRVLGYSSLLVTALAALVIAMVYQPLVHLFQNFTDRIFFRWRYDYQKTLSRISQQIASVIKLEELSSLIVTSFLDTMKISEISFLLPEREHFRSIPLNLPRYKRIEIDAKNPIITRLAATREVLVREEIEDPIVGDAMERLGISVWLPIISQDELIGIIALGNKLSGDIFTAEDLALLTTLANQTAVALENARLYDEVLTVKNYNEEILESMTNGVITTDVRGRIVTYNPMAERITGRQSGDVLGRNCEELWGKRGAVSQAIDATLKGAPCLNYETGISSPERGLVPVALSSTLLRDSQGKKSGALLSIQDLTELKELEDKIRRADKLTALATMAAGMAHEIKNPLSSMKVFAQLLPLKINDPEYRQKLGEILPREIDRIDRIVESLLGFARSTALSFEKTRIEDILEEDLKYFASKAADSGVKIVRRFAELPPVDIDKNQLAQVFSNLILNAIQAMPEGGELTVATLPGRKVDDQLQAIKVQVADTGHGISEEMQKKLFDPFFTTKYGGTGLGLTISHSIVDGHKGFIDVESQPGKGTTFTVTLPVSQGLL; encoded by the coding sequence ATGCGGTTATCACCACAATTTATCAGCAACGTTATTTTCGGCGTTAGCGCCGTGTTAGGGACCGCTGGACTGCTGCTGACGCGCAACCTGCAATTCCTCCCCCCGCTCTACATCGTGCTGGCGAATTTGGCGCTGGCCGCGTTCGTCCTGATCAATAACCGGCGGAGCGGGACCAATCTGATCTTCGCGCTGATCGCCGCCCTGGGCGCCGTCTGGACGGTCGCGATCTTCCTGTACAGCACCGCCGCTTCGGCCGCGGCCGTCCTGGCCTTTAGCAAAGTGGCGTCGGTGGCCGCCGCGCTGATCCCGGCCCTGTTCCTGTATTTTACTTATCATTTTTCCAAGGAAGAAAAGCTTCCGGAAACGCCGGCCGCCGCGGCCTTGGTCCTTTCGGCGCTGGGGTTTGCCGCCCTGTCGTTCTCCCGCTTCCTGGTCAGCGGGGTGGCGGAGACCGGCGGCCGGCTCCACTTCGTGCCCGGCCGGCTTTTCCCGCTGTTCCTGATCTACTTTATCGGCTTGATGCTGTTCTCCTTTTACCGGCTGATCGTCAAGTACCGGCGCTATTCCGGCGCGATCCGGCTCCAGATCGGCTACGTCTTTTTCGGCTTCCTGGTCGGCACGGCCTTCCCGATGATCACCAACCTGGTCCTGCCGCTGCTCGGTTATTCCGACCTGGCCGGGATCGGGCCTTTTGCTCTGATCATCACGCTGGGGATCATCTCTTACGCGATCGTCCGGCACCGGCTGATGAGCATCGAGGTCGTGATCCAGCGGAGCGCGGTCTACGCGCTTGTTACCCTGCTGATCATGTCGGTCTACGCCCTGGCGGTGATGGTCTCGGAGCTCTACCTGCGCCGGGTCCTCGGCTACTCGTCGCTGCTCGTCACCGCGCTGGCCGCCCTGGTCATCGCCATGGTCTACCAGCCGCTGGTCCACCTGTTCCAGAACTTTACCGACCGGATCTTTTTCCGCTGGCGCTACGACTACCAGAAGACCTTGAGCCGGATCAGCCAACAGATCGCTTCGGTGATCAAGCTGGAAGAACTTTCCAGCCTGATCGTCACCTCTTTTCTGGACACGATGAAGATCTCGGAGATCTCTTTCCTGCTGCCGGAGCGGGAGCATTTCCGCTCGATCCCCCTGAACCTGCCGCGCTATAAACGGATCGAGATCGACGCCAAGAACCCGATCATCACCCGGTTGGCGGCGACGCGGGAGGTCCTGGTCCGGGAAGAGATCGAGGACCCGATCGTCGGCGACGCGATGGAACGGCTCGGCATCTCGGTCTGGCTGCCGATCATCTCCCAGGACGAATTGATCGGCATCATCGCCCTGGGCAACAAGCTGTCCGGCGATATCTTTACGGCGGAAGACCTGGCCTTGCTGACCACGCTGGCGAACCAGACGGCGGTCGCCCTGGAGAACGCCCGGCTCTACGACGAAGTGCTGACGGTCAAGAACTACAACGAAGAGATCCTGGAGAGCATGACCAACGGGGTGATCACCACCGACGTTCGCGGCCGGATCGTGACCTACAACCCGATGGCGGAGCGGATCACCGGCCGGCAAAGCGGCGACGTCCTGGGGCGCAACTGCGAAGAGCTCTGGGGGAAGCGCGGGGCCGTGAGCCAGGCGATCGACGCCACGCTGAAAGGGGCGCCGTGCCTGAACTACGAGACCGGGATCAGCTCGCCGGAGCGGGGGCTGGTGCCGGTCGCCCTCTCGTCCACGCTGCTGCGCGACAGCCAGGGGAAAAAGAGCGGCGCGCTCCTGTCGATCCAGGACCTGACGGAGCTCAAGGAGCTGGAGGACAAGATCCGCCGGGCGGACAAACTGACCGCGCTGGCGACGATGGCGGCGGGGATGGCCCACGAGATCAAGAACCCGCTCTCTTCGATGAAGGTCTTTGCCCAGCTGCTGCCGCTCAAGATCAACGACCCGGAGTACCGGCAGAAATTAGGGGAGATCCTGCCGCGGGAGATCGACCGGATCGACCGGATCGTGGAAAGCCTGCTCGGCTTCGCCCGGTCGACGGCGCTCAGCTTCGAAAAAACGCGGATCGAGGACATCCTGGAAGAAGACCTGAAATATTTCGCCAGCAAAGCGGCCGACAGCGGCGTCAAGATCGTCCGCCGCTTTGCCGAGCTGCCGCCGGTGGACATCGACAAGAACCAGCTCGCGCAGGTCTTTTCCAACCTGATCCTGAACGCCATCCAGGCGATGCCCGAAGGGGGCGAGCTGACGGTGGCGACCCTGCCGGGGCGGAAGGTCGACGACCAGCTGCAGGCGATCAAGGTCCAGGTCGCCGACACCGGCCACGGCATCTCGGAAGAGATGCAGAAAAAACTGTTCGACCCGTTCTTTACCACCAAGTACGGCGGGACCGGGCTTGGGCTGACGATCTCGCACAGCATCGTGGACGGCCACAAGGGGTTCATTGACGTGGAAAGCCAGCCGGGGAAGGGGACGACCTTCACCGTGACTTTACCCGTGAGCCAGGGGTTGTTATAA
- a CDS encoding methyltransferase domain-containing protein, with amino-acid sequence MIGVVRRFLRTVLPGDANFWRVYAPVIRILKDSHEHRLIREKIGRYLQLGAKDAVLEEGCGNAIWLAQISGQVARSFGLDCEKKMLEVARQASPRSDFFLGDLNDNLPFADAAFTRIGSILVEGYLRNDQRSREENFRVLEPGGLIAVVTPRRGASFFRVLAAEARQRKEERSVIANLRKLPLAVVAIIFGKIAELKAVIGDWHFYDRQPLIDAYRQAGFEIVACESVYADQAWLLIARKPARIDAPDR; translated from the coding sequence ATGATCGGCGTCGTGCGCCGCTTTTTGCGGACGGTTTTACCGGGCGACGCGAACTTCTGGCGGGTCTACGCGCCGGTGATCAGGATCCTGAAAGATTCCCACGAACACCGGTTGATCCGGGAAAAGATCGGCCGCTATCTGCAGCTCGGCGCCAAAGACGCCGTGCTGGAAGAAGGCTGCGGCAACGCCATCTGGCTGGCCCAGATCAGCGGCCAGGTCGCGCGCAGCTTCGGGCTGGATTGCGAAAAGAAAATGCTGGAAGTCGCCCGCCAGGCTTCGCCCCGCTCGGATTTTTTCCTGGGCGATCTTAACGACAACCTCCCTTTTGCCGACGCCGCGTTCACCAGGATCGGCAGCATCCTGGTCGAAGGTTATCTGCGGAACGACCAGCGCTCGCGGGAGGAGAACTTCCGGGTGCTGGAGCCGGGCGGCCTGATCGCCGTCGTGACCCCGCGCCGCGGGGCAAGCTTCTTCCGGGTGCTGGCGGCGGAAGCCCGGCAGCGGAAAGAGGAGCGGAGCGTGATCGCCAACCTGCGCAAACTGCCGCTGGCCGTGGTCGCGATCATTTTCGGCAAGATCGCCGAACTGAAAGCGGTGATCGGCGACTGGCATTTTTACGACCGGCAGCCGCTGATCGACGCTTACCGGCAAGCCGGGTTCGAGATCGTCGCCTGCGAGTCGGTCTACGCCGACCAGGCCTGGCTGCTGATCGCCAGAAAACCCGCCCGCATTGACGCGCCCGATCGTTGA
- the glmM gene encoding phosphoglucosamine mutase: MTLKISISGVRGYVPDSLTPEVCLDLAKAFGTYLRGGKVVIGTDPRASSEFIKGIVFSGLLATGCEVVDIGICPTPTVGIMVRKLKCAGGIVVTASHNPLPWNGLKFMREDGIFLNEGQARRFLKFYESKYFKLRPASKGVSANATGIATHIALVLKTVKPAAIRKKKFKVAVDACNGAGSVAMIKLLEKLGCKVFAINVNPRLPFPHNPEPTPENLSELRELVRLKKADIGFAMDSDADRLAVVAENGEALGEEATLALAVKFLLSRQSVLGRYKRIVTVNLSTSRMIDDICRENGALAIRTKVGEVHVAEELKKLGGLVGGEGNGGVIFPPVGFNRDSLSGAALLLNYLAVSGKTLTQLAAELPRYAMVKSKVECRSLDEANDLVEKTKEIFKGEDMILTEGVKVVFPDGWVHVRASNTEPIIRIMAEARDRDRAAALVRRIGV; encoded by the coding sequence ATGACATTGAAAATCTCCATCTCCGGCGTGCGCGGTTACGTACCGGACTCGTTAACCCCCGAAGTTTGCCTCGACCTGGCCAAGGCGTTCGGCACCTACCTGCGCGGCGGCAAAGTGGTGATCGGGACCGACCCGCGGGCCTCGTCGGAGTTCATCAAGGGGATCGTTTTCTCCGGCCTGCTGGCGACCGGCTGCGAAGTGGTCGACATCGGCATCTGCCCGACGCCGACCGTCGGCATCATGGTCCGCAAGCTGAAGTGCGCCGGCGGCATCGTGGTAACGGCGTCGCACAACCCCCTCCCCTGGAACGGCCTCAAGTTCATGCGCGAAGACGGCATCTTCCTGAACGAGGGGCAGGCGCGGCGCTTTTTGAAGTTTTACGAGAGCAAGTATTTCAAGCTGCGGCCGGCGAGCAAAGGGGTCAGCGCCAACGCGACCGGGATCGCCACCCACATCGCCCTGGTCCTGAAAACGGTCAAGCCGGCGGCGATCCGCAAAAAGAAGTTCAAGGTCGCGGTCGACGCCTGCAACGGCGCCGGCTCGGTCGCCATGATCAAGCTGCTGGAAAAGCTCGGCTGCAAGGTGTTCGCGATCAACGTCAATCCCCGCCTCCCCTTCCCGCACAATCCCGAACCGACCCCGGAGAACCTGAGCGAACTGCGCGAGCTGGTCCGGCTGAAGAAAGCCGACATCGGCTTTGCCATGGACTCCGACGCCGACCGGTTGGCGGTGGTGGCGGAGAACGGCGAAGCGCTCGGCGAAGAGGCGACGCTCGCCCTGGCGGTCAAATTCCTCCTGAGCCGCCAGTCGGTCCTGGGGCGGTATAAAAGGATCGTGACCGTTAACCTTTCCACCAGCCGGATGATCGACGACATCTGCCGGGAGAACGGCGCCCTGGCGATCCGGACCAAGGTCGGCGAGGTCCACGTCGCCGAAGAGCTGAAAAAACTCGGCGGGCTGGTCGGCGGCGAAGGGAACGGCGGCGTGATCTTTCCGCCGGTCGGGTTCAACCGCGACTCCTTGAGCGGCGCCGCGCTCCTCCTGAATTACCTGGCGGTCTCCGGCAAAACGCTGACCCAGCTGGCCGCCGAGCTCCCCCGCTACGCCATGGTCAAAAGCAAAGTGGAGTGCCGGAGCCTGGACGAGGCGAACGACCTGGTCGAAAAAACGAAGGAAATCTTCAAAGGCGAAGATATGATCCTGACCGAAGGGGTAAAAGTGGTTTTTCCTGACGGCTGGGTCCACGTCCGCGCTTCCAACACCGAGCCGATCATCCGGATCATGGCCGAGGCCAGGGACCGGGACCGGGCCGCCGCCTTAGTTAGACGGATCGGCGTTTAA
- the amrB gene encoding AmmeMemoRadiSam system protein B, protein MSIVFGAIMPHPPILVPAIGKERLKDADKSKQALEELSRRIKNCACDTIVVVTPHGDVGQASVPVYTGHVFEGNFGAFGMAKPNFTFKGDPQLGLAIVKDTHLATASPETILDHGVLVPLYYPTAAGVKKPVLPIAVAFMPLSKLYEFGKSLAKTADRLGRKVCLIASADMSHRLTPGAPSGFSPKGKEFDEQLVELVKNYDVNGILKFDPALADEAGQDALWSIAILLGALDGQKVKSEVLSYEGPFGVGYMVAALEPQS, encoded by the coding sequence ATGAGCATAGTTTTTGGCGCAATCATGCCGCATCCGCCGATCCTGGTCCCCGCGATCGGTAAAGAACGCTTGAAGGACGCGGATAAAAGCAAGCAAGCCCTCGAAGAGCTCTCCCGCCGGATCAAAAACTGCGCCTGCGACACGATTGTCGTTGTCACGCCGCACGGCGACGTCGGCCAGGCCTCGGTCCCGGTCTACACCGGCCACGTTTTTGAAGGGAACTTCGGCGCCTTCGGGATGGCCAAGCCGAACTTTACCTTCAAGGGCGACCCGCAGCTCGGGTTAGCCATCGTCAAAGACACGCACCTGGCGACCGCCAGCCCGGAAACGATCCTCGATCACGGCGTCCTCGTCCCGCTCTATTATCCGACCGCCGCCGGCGTCAAAAAACCGGTCCTGCCGATCGCGGTCGCCTTTATGCCGCTCTCCAAACTGTACGAGTTCGGCAAGTCGCTGGCCAAGACGGCCGATCGCCTCGGCCGCAAGGTCTGCCTGATCGCCTCGGCCGACATGTCGCACCGCTTAACGCCCGGCGCGCCGAGCGGTTTTTCCCCCAAAGGGAAAGAGTTCGACGAACAGCTGGTCGAGCTGGTCAAAAATTACGACGTCAACGGGATACTTAAGTTCGATCCCGCCCTGGCCGACGAAGCGGGGCAGGACGCGCTCTGGTCGATCGCCATCCTTCTCGGCGCGCTCGACGGCCAAAAGGTCAAGTCCGAAGTTCTCTCTTACGAAGGGCCGTTCGGCGTTGGTTATATGGTCGCCGCGCTTGAGCCGCAGTCATGA
- a CDS encoding response regulator: MERKLLLISAEARTAATVKQAAPGYALAQTADRQQALPLLQSERPDLIILDHDLPGGESFPFFRQLRLAAPRTPVIMLAADNDIPLAVAAAKLGVADFLKKPLLPEQLRQAIDAVLAVPRQLPGRAGALWLQGAGAALENFYQAAETALRQGRNIALLAERGIDARAVAEHLHVRGNRPRRKVAELDLGSFNRPELEAHFWTTVQELMAEPDGKSPQTEEDRTGTLLLTGFSRLDGAFQSSILTLFRERKGKLDKEIVCLVALSDGQAAGKLDLNGFFQLTVPPLRDRKEDLPLLLEGYLRLFAREHNKTIAGVAPEALALLALYDYPGNYAELAALLEAAVLKTGGGTIGLGDLPIENEMLAGAAAKRALASGAYALGEARKLYEAELFAALLAKSGGDTGAMARFLDLPRTVLTERLAELNADPSN; this comes from the coding sequence ATGGAGAGGAAGCTGTTATTGATCAGTGCCGAGGCCAGGACCGCCGCGACGGTCAAGCAGGCCGCGCCGGGTTACGCGCTGGCGCAAACGGCGGACCGGCAGCAGGCGTTGCCCCTCCTTCAGTCCGAACGGCCCGACCTGATCATCCTCGATCACGATCTCCCCGGCGGCGAATCGTTCCCCTTTTTCCGCCAGCTCCGTTTAGCCGCTCCCCGGACGCCGGTCATCATGCTGGCGGCCGACAACGACATTCCGCTGGCGGTCGCCGCGGCCAAGCTCGGCGTCGCCGATTTCCTGAAAAAACCGCTCCTGCCGGAACAGCTCCGGCAGGCGATCGACGCCGTTCTGGCCGTGCCCCGGCAATTGCCCGGCCGGGCCGGGGCTTTATGGCTGCAAGGGGCCGGCGCGGCGCTGGAGAATTTTTATCAGGCGGCCGAGACCGCCCTGCGCCAGGGCCGGAACATCGCGCTCTTGGCGGAGCGCGGCATCGACGCCCGGGCGGTAGCCGAACATCTGCACGTTCGGGGCAACCGGCCGCGGCGCAAGGTCGCGGAGCTCGATCTCGGCTCGTTCAACCGGCCGGAGCTGGAAGCCCATTTCTGGACGACGGTCCAGGAGCTGATGGCGGAGCCCGACGGCAAATCGCCGCAGACCGAGGAAGACCGGACCGGGACCCTGCTGCTGACCGGCTTCTCCCGGCTGGACGGCGCTTTCCAGTCCAGTATTTTGACCCTCTTCCGGGAGCGCAAAGGGAAATTGGACAAAGAGATCGTCTGCCTGGTGGCGCTCTCCGACGGACAGGCGGCCGGCAAGCTCGACCTGAACGGCTTTTTCCAGCTGACCGTTCCGCCGCTGCGCGACCGCAAAGAAGACCTGCCGCTGCTGCTCGAAGGTTACCTGCGCCTTTTCGCGCGGGAGCACAATAAGACGATCGCCGGCGTGGCGCCGGAGGCGCTGGCGCTGCTGGCGCTCTACGATTACCCCGGCAATTACGCGGAGCTGGCGGCCCTGCTGGAAGCGGCGGTCCTGAAAACCGGCGGCGGCACGATCGGCCTGGGCGACCTGCCGATCGAGAACGAAATGCTGGCCGGCGCGGCGGCTAAACGGGCGCTGGCGAGCGGGGCTTATGCGCTGGGGGAAGCCCGGAAGCTTTACGAAGCGGAGCTGTTCGCGGCGCTGCTGGCTAAGAGCGGCGGGGATACCGGGGCCATGGCCCGTTTTCTCGACCTGCCGAGAACGGTCTTGACCGAGCGGCTGGCGGAATTAAACGCCGATCCGTCTAACTAA